A genomic region of Methanobacterium sp. SMA-27 contains the following coding sequences:
- a CDS encoding PAS domain-containing protein, whose product MTDQKSIEKKLERSFNILNSIVENITDAIYLKNLDGNYLMANSSASKIFGKPMSEIIGSTYV is encoded by the coding sequence ATGACAGATCAGAAAAGTATAGAAAAAAAATTGGAAAGAAGTTTCAATATACTAAATTCAATTGTTGAAAATATAACAGATGCAATATACCTTAAAAACTTAGATGGCAATTATCTAATGGCCAATTCATCTGCTTCAAAGATATTTGGAAAACCTATGTCAGAGATAATAGGCAGCACGTATGTATGA
- a CDS encoding PAS domain-containing protein, whose protein sequence is MKDELGSSDVKRNLEDSKQNPNRKQVYLPYDIELLSILKNAVIITDKNFIINYWNPAAEEIYGWNANEVLGKDVKKELQTKYIENGSIEKMQELLNEGSYEDNVVQLTKRNFPHLLAQRL, encoded by the coding sequence ATGAAAGATGAACTGGGTTCCAGTGATGTTAAAAGAAATTTGGAAGATTCTAAACAAAATCCAAATAGGAAACAAGTTTATCTACCTTATGATATTGAATTACTATCTATTTTAAAAAATGCAGTTATAATAACAGATAAAAATTTTATTATAAACTATTGGAATCCTGCAGCCGAGGAAATCTACGGATGGAATGCTAATGAGGTACTGGGAAAAGATGTAAAAAAGGAGCTTCAAACCAAGTATATAGAAAATGGAAGTATAGAAAAAATGCAGGAACTTCTTAATGAAGGATCCTATGAAGATAATGTTGTACAATTAACAAAGAGGAATTTTCCACATTTATTAGCTCAAAGGTTGTAA